One stretch of Methylococcus capsulatus DNA includes these proteins:
- a CDS encoding IS30 family transposase: MNYTHLSREERYRIYALKKAGQTPSRIANVLGRHPSTLRRELRRNRGLRGYRPRQAQSLADARRALNARPIDDATWQFARDRLGEQWSPDPISQHAAISHATVYQRVPADKKAGGALWRNLRCPKLRRKRYGKHDRRGVLPNRQSIEQRPAVVATRSRIGAWEADTVIGGGHKQAIVSLVERKSGLTLIEKVGRKTAQAVSDAMIKLLRPYRRRVLTLTSDNGREFAGHESISKPLKADVYFAHPCPSWERGTNENTHALIRQYSPKHRDFTTLTQQEIDRAMERLNNCPRKSLGYPTPAQVFFQSGVALQI, from the coding sequence ATGAACTACACACACCTCAGCCGAGAAGAACGATACCGGATTTACGCCTTGAAGAAGGCAGGACAGACGCCAAGCAGGATTGCCAACGTGCTGGGACGTCATCCATCGACCCTCCGCCGGGAGTTGCGCCGCAACCGCGGCCTGCGCGGCTACCGACCCAGGCAAGCCCAGAGTCTGGCCGATGCCCGTCGCGCCTTGAACGCCCGGCCGATCGACGATGCCACCTGGCAGTTCGCCCGGGATCGGCTAGGGGAGCAGTGGAGTCCAGACCCAATCAGCCAGCATGCGGCCATCAGCCATGCGACGGTGTATCAGCGCGTCCCTGCCGACAAGAAAGCGGGCGGTGCGTTATGGCGCAACCTGCGCTGCCCGAAGCTGCGCAGGAAACGCTATGGCAAGCATGACCGCCGCGGCGTCCTCCCCAACCGGCAGTCCATCGAACAGCGCCCTGCCGTTGTCGCAACGCGCAGCCGGATCGGCGCTTGGGAAGCGGACACCGTCATCGGCGGTGGACACAAACAAGCCATCGTCAGCCTGGTCGAACGCAAGTCAGGCTTGACCCTGATCGAGAAGGTCGGGCGCAAGACCGCGCAGGCCGTGAGCGATGCGATGATCAAACTGCTCAGGCCATACCGCAGACGCGTGCTTACCCTCACCTCCGACAACGGCAGGGAATTCGCCGGACATGAGTCGATCAGCAAGCCATTGAAGGCCGACGTCTACTTCGCTCATCCCTGCCCTTCATGGGAGCGCGGCACGAACGAGAATACCCATGCGCTCATCCGGCAATACTCCCCGAAGCACCGGGACTTCACCACCCTCACCCAACAGGAGATCGATAGGGCTATGGAGAGACTCAACAACTGCCCCAGGAAGAGTCTGGGATACCCGACACCTGCTCAGGTATTCTTTCAATCAGGCGTTGCTCTTCAAATTTGA